Within the Saccharopolyspora gloriosae genome, the region TCGCCGACGAAGGTCCCGAGGTTCTGGCCCAGCGCGTCCTTGCGGGTCGGGATGATCGCGGTGTGCGGGATCGGCAGTCCCAGCGGGTGCCGGAACAGCGCCGTCACCGCGAACCAGTCCGCCAGCGCACCGACCATTCCCGCTTCGGCGGCCGCCCGGACGTAGCCGACCCATGCCGCGGCGCCGGCGTTCTCCTGCCAGCGGGCGATCACGTAGATCACCGTGGCGGCCAGCAGCAGCCCGCCCGCGACTGCTTTCATCCGTCGCAGTGCCCGCCGCTTGAGCTCGTCCGAATCGGCTACCGCAGTCTGTGCCACTCCACGATTGTTACAGCAGCGGGTGGCGCCGCCGGTGAGATCGTGCCCGAAACGGCCCCCGGTGACCGACCGTCGCGGGCTGCGCACGGCGTGCCGCCGACCCGCCGGCGAAGCGGGCTCAACGACGTCCGGCTCCCGTCCCGCCGATCGGAACAAGATCAAAAAATGCCGGTAAGGTTCAGCTCCGTGCGTACTCCTGCTCTCACCTCTCGGCTGCGCCCCTTCACGTCGACGATCTTCGCCGAGATCACCGAGCTGGCCCGCAAGACCGGAGCGGTCAACCTCGGGCAAGGTTTCCCCGACACCGACGGCCCGGCGGGCATGCTCCGGGCCGCGCAGCAGGCGATCGCCGACGGGGTCAACCAGTACCCGCCCGGCGCGGGCGAACCCGATCTGCGCGCCGCGATCTCCGAGCATCGCAAGGCGCACTACGGGATCGAGTACGACCCGGACGGCGAGATCCTGGTGACCGTCGGCGCCACCGAGGCGATCACCGCCTCGATGCTGGCGCTGCTGGAACCGGGCGACGAGGTCGTGCTCATCGAGCCCTACTACGACTCGTACCCGGTCGCCGTCGCCATGGCGGGCGGGGTGCGCCGCACCGTGGGACTGCGGCAGGGACCGGATCACCGGTTCGAGCTCGACCTGGACGCCCTGCGGGCGGCGGTCGGGCCGCGCACCCGGGCGCTGGTGCTGAACTCCCCGCACAACCCGACCGGCACGGTCCTCACCGACGCCGAACTGGCCGTGATCGCCGAGGTCTGCCGCGAGCACGACCTGATCGCGATCACCGACGAGGTCTACGAGCACCTGCTCTACGACGGCCGGGCGCACACCCCGCTGGCCACGCTGCCGGGAATGGCCGAGCGCACGGTGGCGATCTCCAGCGTGGGCAAGAGTTTCAGCGCCACCGGGTGGAAGATCGGCTGGGCCTGCGGTCCCGCTGAGCTGATCGGCGCGGTCCGTGCGGCGAAGCAGTTCCTCACCTTCGTCGGCGGTGCCCCGTTCCAGCCCGCGGTCGCGCACGCGCTGCGCAACGAACTGGACTGGGTCCGGGAGCTGCGCGATGGCCTGCAGCTCAAGCGGGACCGGCTCGCCAACGGCCTCACCGAAGCGGGCCTGGACGTGCTCGCGTCGGAAGGCACCTACTTCATCTGCGCGGACGTGCGGCCGCTCGGATTCACCGACGGCGCCCAGCTGTGCCGGGAACTGCCGGAACGGGTCGGTGTGGCGGCGATCCCGGTGCAGGTGTTCTGCGACGACCCGGATCCGGTTCGGCATCTGGTGCGCTTCGCGTTCTGCAAGC harbors:
- a CDS encoding pyridoxal phosphate-dependent aminotransferase — protein: MRTPALTSRLRPFTSTIFAEITELARKTGAVNLGQGFPDTDGPAGMLRAAQQAIADGVNQYPPGAGEPDLRAAISEHRKAHYGIEYDPDGEILVTVGATEAITASMLALLEPGDEVVLIEPYYDSYPVAVAMAGGVRRTVGLRQGPDHRFELDLDALRAAVGPRTRALVLNSPHNPTGTVLTDAELAVIAEVCREHDLIAITDEVYEHLLYDGRAHTPLATLPGMAERTVAISSVGKSFSATGWKIGWACGPAELIGAVRAAKQFLTFVGGAPFQPAVAHALRNELDWVRELRDGLQLKRDRLANGLTEAGLDVLASEGTYFICADVRPLGFTDGAQLCRELPERVGVAAIPVQVFCDDPDPVRHLVRFAFCKRDEVLDEGIRRLHGLAES